A genome region from Schlesneria paludicola DSM 18645 includes the following:
- the gcvT gene encoding glycine cleavage system aminomethyltransferase GcvT, producing MTLRLTPLFDWHRSHGGRMVEFGGWEMPVQYTSIVDEHQTVRSAVGLFDISHMGRLHFSGPDAAKLLGYLLTCRVDDLIDGQIRYGLVCNAAGGVLDDILVNRITNDSFGLVVNASNRDKIVAWIEEQQRHLSSNTGTLDVVVADDTERTAMLAVQGPHALPLVNTVLGTDLTSMKYYTGRAATVQGQPAFVSRTGYTGEDGFEIIVDNAQAVALWDQLLTEGAAAGIKPCGLGCRDTLRLEAAMPLYGHELSEQVNPLTAGLRFAVKLDKHDFVGRDSLIRYDAIPDRPKRVGLKLSSRRIAREHSDVYIDSEKIGVVTSGTFSPTLEQSIAMAYLASAHASVGTHVEIDIRGKREPAEVVALPFYKRKP from the coding sequence ATGACGTTACGTCTCACACCGCTATTTGACTGGCATCGCAGTCATGGCGGACGCATGGTGGAATTTGGCGGCTGGGAAATGCCAGTGCAGTACACGAGCATCGTGGACGAGCATCAGACCGTGCGCAGCGCCGTCGGGCTCTTTGATATTTCTCACATGGGTCGCCTGCATTTTAGCGGCCCAGATGCGGCAAAGTTGCTGGGATATCTGTTGACATGCCGCGTGGACGATCTGATCGACGGGCAGATTCGGTATGGACTGGTCTGCAACGCCGCAGGCGGGGTTCTCGACGACATTCTCGTCAATCGCATCACCAATGATTCATTCGGCCTGGTCGTGAATGCCAGCAATCGCGACAAGATTGTTGCCTGGATCGAAGAACAGCAACGTCATCTGTCGTCCAACACAGGCACGCTCGACGTCGTGGTGGCTGACGACACCGAACGAACCGCGATGCTAGCCGTTCAAGGGCCGCACGCGTTACCACTGGTGAACACGGTTCTCGGTACCGACCTGACATCAATGAAGTACTACACCGGCCGCGCCGCGACAGTGCAAGGTCAACCGGCATTTGTCAGCCGTACGGGATACACGGGCGAAGACGGATTTGAGATCATCGTCGACAATGCTCAGGCGGTTGCGCTTTGGGACCAATTGCTGACTGAAGGTGCAGCGGCAGGAATCAAACCGTGCGGACTTGGCTGTCGCGACACCTTGCGGCTGGAAGCGGCGATGCCGCTCTACGGACATGAGTTGTCAGAGCAGGTGAATCCGTTGACGGCCGGCCTGCGATTCGCGGTCAAACTTGACAAGCATGACTTCGTCGGTCGCGATTCACTGATTCGATACGATGCGATTCCAGATCGTCCCAAACGCGTTGGGTTGAAGCTGTCATCACGGCGGATCGCGCGGGAACACAGTGACGTCTACATCGATTCCGAAAAGATTGGTGTCGTCACCTCAGGAACGTTCTCGCCGACGCTCGAACAGTCCATTGCCATGGCGTATCTCGCCTCGGCTCACGCGAGCGTGGGAACGCACGTCGAAATCGACATACGCGGCAAGCGAGAGCCCGCAGAGGTGGTTGCATTGCCGTTCTATAAACGAAAGCCATAA
- a CDS encoding 3-keto-disaccharide hydrolase has protein sequence MNSSRSTLIRQFLNCVVVAIVTLIGESRGDEPVGYRRSLFDGKTLNGWTSENGCEVDVIEGCIRLKSGLGWLRHDSRLRDFEMHVEWKTLKAAEYDAGIYIRASQDGKPFPRTGYQVNLLDGHEGNIPNLPSAKSRGLVKPAGEWNVFDLRVVGENVSLKINGRPAWEATGLQDPEGCLGFQVEVPNGGQFLLRNIEIVELGYQSLFNGKDLTGWTGVNGAAEESWTVTDGLLSCTGKKKGPWLRSAAEYDDFNLRLDYLASAGTNSGVYIRVPENGNHHRDDDTQPPAGIEIQILDDTAPEHAVLKDFQYNASIYDFKGASPHNARPLGEWNSLEINCRGQQITTWHNGVQVAQVTADENPQLSLRSLKGFLGLQNHSTVVQFKNIRVGSAVEVPNAKSVDAKPAVDKADVQKPSEKSPDQK, from the coding sequence ATGAATTCATCGAGATCCACACTGATTCGGCAGTTTCTCAACTGCGTCGTTGTCGCGATTGTAACCCTGATTGGCGAGAGTCGCGGCGATGAACCAGTCGGTTATCGACGGTCGTTGTTCGACGGAAAGACGTTGAACGGGTGGACGTCCGAGAACGGATGCGAAGTCGATGTCATCGAAGGATGTATTCGCCTTAAATCGGGACTCGGTTGGCTGCGTCATGATTCGCGGCTTCGCGATTTCGAAATGCATGTCGAATGGAAAACGTTGAAAGCGGCGGAGTACGACGCGGGGATTTATATACGTGCCTCGCAGGACGGCAAACCATTTCCGCGGACGGGCTATCAGGTCAATCTGCTGGACGGTCACGAAGGCAATATCCCCAATCTTCCCTCTGCCAAAAGTCGTGGACTGGTCAAGCCGGCAGGGGAATGGAACGTTTTCGATCTGCGAGTCGTGGGTGAAAACGTGTCACTCAAAATCAACGGTCGGCCCGCCTGGGAAGCCACCGGATTGCAAGATCCCGAAGGATGCCTGGGATTCCAGGTTGAAGTGCCCAATGGTGGACAGTTTCTGCTGCGCAACATCGAGATTGTGGAGCTGGGTTATCAATCCCTGTTCAACGGAAAAGATTTGACCGGCTGGACCGGCGTGAATGGCGCAGCCGAAGAATCATGGACGGTGACAGACGGATTGCTCTCGTGTACGGGCAAGAAGAAGGGCCCGTGGTTGCGTTCGGCGGCTGAGTACGACGACTTCAACCTACGACTGGACTACTTGGCGTCCGCCGGAACCAATAGCGGGGTCTATATTCGCGTGCCGGAAAATGGCAATCATCACCGAGACGATGACACGCAACCACCCGCGGGAATTGAGATCCAGATTCTCGATGACACCGCCCCTGAACATGCGGTGCTGAAAGATTTTCAGTACAACGCCTCGATCTACGACTTCAAAGGGGCCTCGCCGCATAACGCTCGACCGCTCGGCGAATGGAATTCTCTCGAAATCAACTGCCGTGGCCAGCAGATCACCACCTGGCACAATGGCGTCCAGGTGGCGCAAGTTACCGCAGACGAGAATCCTCAACTCAGCCTGCGATCACTTAAGGGCTTTCTTGGACTGCAAAACCATAGTACGGTGGTCCAGTTCAAGAATATTCGTGTCGGCAGCGCTGTCGAGGTTCCCAACGCAAAATCGGTCGACGCGAAACCTGCCGTAGACAAAGCAGACGTGCAGAAGCCGTCAGAAAAGTCGCCAGACCAGAAATAG
- a CDS encoding dihydroorotase yields MRTRISGATCVLPTGLSRVDLLLEDGKILGIDPPTTAHADETIRADDLMLIPGVIDDQVHFRDPGLTHKEDLYTATRACAKGGVTSFLEMPNTKPATITRERLHEKLELASSKCLVNYGFYIGATPNNVEELQQVTRTPGIKIFIGSSTGDLLVDQQAALERIFAETTLPICAHCEDEATVRANSERLGGGTKYEDHSLIRDVNAAVIATKRAIDLAVRHQHRFHVLHVSTAAETELLRAPQGLITAEVCPHHLYFNVDDYERLGSLVQMNPSIKTSDDNEGLWRALKDGRIQVVATDHAPHTLEEKQQPYPKSPSGLPAVENSLALMLDCVNAGICSLESVVHWMCDAPARVWDMVGKGRIAEGYDADLVLVDLGKKQTIRNENQQTKCGWSPWHGVALQGWPVRTLVHGHTVYLDGQFDESIRGREIEYDHSRGGYWNYKPE; encoded by the coding sequence GTGCGAACTCGAATCTCCGGCGCAACGTGTGTACTTCCCACTGGCCTGTCGCGCGTGGACCTTCTGCTTGAAGACGGCAAGATTCTCGGGATCGATCCGCCCACGACGGCGCATGCTGATGAAACGATTCGCGCCGATGACTTGATGCTGATTCCGGGGGTCATCGACGACCAGGTTCACTTTCGTGATCCAGGTTTGACGCACAAGGAAGACCTCTACACCGCCACGCGTGCGTGCGCGAAAGGGGGCGTGACGTCGTTTCTGGAGATGCCCAATACCAAACCGGCCACGATCACGCGAGAACGTCTGCACGAAAAGTTGGAATTGGCCAGCAGCAAGTGCCTGGTGAATTATGGCTTCTACATCGGTGCAACACCGAACAATGTCGAAGAACTGCAGCAGGTGACGCGGACACCCGGGATCAAGATTTTCATTGGGTCGAGCACCGGGGACTTGCTGGTCGACCAACAGGCGGCGCTCGAACGGATTTTCGCCGAAACCACACTGCCGATCTGTGCGCACTGTGAAGACGAAGCCACGGTCCGCGCCAACAGCGAGCGGCTGGGGGGCGGTACGAAGTACGAAGATCATTCACTGATCCGTGACGTGAACGCCGCCGTCATTGCGACGAAGCGTGCCATCGATCTGGCGGTTCGGCACCAGCATCGATTCCATGTGCTGCATGTCTCAACTGCTGCGGAAACGGAGCTATTGCGGGCCCCGCAGGGACTGATCACGGCCGAAGTGTGTCCACATCATCTCTATTTCAACGTAGATGATTACGAACGGTTGGGATCGCTCGTCCAGATGAATCCGTCGATCAAGACCTCGGATGACAACGAAGGACTGTGGCGTGCTCTGAAGGACGGCCGAATTCAGGTCGTCGCGACCGACCACGCTCCGCATACTCTCGAAGAGAAGCAGCAACCCTATCCGAAATCGCCATCGGGATTGCCCGCCGTCGAGAACTCGCTGGCCTTGATGCTGGACTGCGTCAACGCGGGAATCTGTTCGCTGGAAAGCGTCGTCCATTGGATGTGTGACGCCCCTGCGCGAGTTTGGGACATGGTCGGGAAGGGACGGATCGCAGAAGGCTACGACGCGGATCTGGTACTGGTGGACCTGGGAAAGAAGCAGACGATCCGCAACGAGAATCAGCAGACCAAATGCGGATGGAGCCCCTGGCACGGTGTCGCGTTACAAGGTTGGCCCGTGCGGACCCTGGTACATGGACACACTGTTTACCTGGATGGCCAGTTCGACGAATCAATCCGCGGCCGAGAAATCGAATACGATCACAGCCGCGGTGGGTACTGGAATTACAAGCCGGAGTGA
- a CDS encoding DUF1501 domain-containing protein has product MLSMEMNHTMCHRRTFLARASLGLGAASLATLSSAFAANSGAKVNAIAPGLSGLPHFPARAKRVIFLCMAGGPSHLETFDHKPKLAELHGQPMPESVTQGQPIAQLQGQKLLCQAPMFKFSRHGESGQEISEILPQIGSIADDICIVRSLHTDQINHDPAHTVMNTGTSISGRPSMGAWATYGLGSECADLPGFVVLTSTSQDGRSPQPIAARQWHSGFLPSRFQGVAFASHGDPVHYLGNPPGVTRAQQQQLVETVSGLDAYRNRGQVDPEVDTRIAQYEMAFRMQMSVPELRDISQEPQHVLDLYGLKEADGSFAYNCLLARRLAERGVRFIQLYHRDWDHHNDLVRYMGVSARDCDSATAALVRDLKRLGMLDETLIVWGGEFGRTPMAQSNKGNVGRDHHMRAFSMFLCGGGIKPGITHGATDEFGYHATEDIVHVHDLHATMLHLLGIDHKRLTYPYQGRDFRLTDVEGHVVHKILA; this is encoded by the coding sequence ATGTTGTCCATGGAAATGAACCACACCATGTGCCACCGCCGAACGTTCTTGGCCCGCGCGTCCCTGGGATTGGGGGCCGCCTCGCTGGCGACGTTGTCGAGTGCGTTCGCGGCAAATTCCGGGGCGAAGGTCAATGCGATTGCGCCGGGATTGAGTGGACTACCTCATTTCCCCGCGCGGGCCAAACGCGTCATTTTCCTCTGTATGGCCGGTGGTCCGTCGCACCTTGAAACGTTCGATCACAAGCCAAAGCTGGCGGAACTGCACGGACAGCCGATGCCGGAATCGGTAACCCAAGGACAACCAATCGCCCAGCTTCAAGGGCAAAAATTGCTTTGTCAGGCTCCCATGTTCAAGTTCAGTCGGCATGGCGAATCCGGACAAGAAATCAGCGAGATTCTGCCGCAAATCGGTTCGATTGCCGACGACATTTGTATCGTTCGCTCGTTACATACCGATCAGATCAATCACGATCCGGCACATACGGTGATGAATACCGGCACCTCCATCTCCGGGCGTCCCAGCATGGGGGCGTGGGCGACGTACGGGTTGGGCAGCGAATGCGCTGATCTTCCTGGGTTTGTCGTTCTCACCAGTACCAGCCAGGATGGTCGAAGTCCACAACCGATCGCAGCCAGGCAATGGCACAGCGGCTTTTTGCCGAGTCGGTTTCAGGGGGTGGCGTTTGCGTCACACGGAGACCCGGTGCACTATCTGGGAAATCCACCGGGCGTCACGCGGGCACAGCAGCAGCAGTTGGTCGAAACGGTTTCGGGACTCGATGCCTATCGCAATCGGGGACAAGTCGACCCCGAGGTCGATACGCGCATTGCGCAGTACGAAATGGCATTTCGAATGCAGATGAGTGTTCCGGAATTGCGTGACATTTCGCAAGAACCTCAGCACGTCCTCGATTTGTACGGTTTGAAGGAAGCGGACGGATCCTTTGCTTACAACTGTTTGTTGGCACGGCGGCTGGCCGAACGAGGGGTACGGTTTATTCAGCTCTATCATCGCGACTGGGATCATCACAATGATCTGGTCCGATACATGGGCGTCTCGGCTCGTGACTGCGACAGCGCGACAGCAGCCCTGGTCCGGGATCTCAAGCGATTGGGAATGCTCGACGAGACATTGATCGTCTGGGGCGGCGAATTCGGGCGTACGCCGATGGCGCAATCGAATAAGGGCAATGTCGGACGCGATCATCACATGCGGGCTTTCAGCATGTTCTTATGCGGGGGGGGGATTAAGCCCGGAATCACGCACGGCGCAACCGACGAATTCGGCTATCACGCCACGGAAGACATCGTCCATGTGCATGACTTGCACGCCACGATGCTGCACCTGTTGGGAATCGATCACAAGCGTTTGACCTATCCGTATCAAGGCCGCGATTTCCGCCTGACAGACGTCGAGGGGCATGTCGTCCACAAGATCCTGGCCTAG
- a CDS encoding PSD1 and planctomycete cytochrome C domain-containing protein, which produces MLSRTTILGTICLLTTITSDVVAQSRTIDFDRDVRPILSAHCAHCHGPDQGTREANLRLDTRAGLFGQSEGGGHVIVPKSLDQSELYRRISTTDATTRMPPLDGGKPLSEEQITTLRLWIEQGAAWRGHWANEPIARPAVPSVEPASVDNPIDAFLIARWNRTALSSAVEADRVTLARRISFDLTGLPPLELDPVASGPDWYQREVDRLLSSPRFGERMAVYWLDLVRYGDSCGYHSDNDQQISPYRDYVIGAFNRNLAFDQFTREQLAGDLLPNPTLDQQIATGFNRLSKSTEEGGAQEKEYLAKAFGDRVRTVSGVWLAATLGCAECHDHKYDPLSARDFYNLGAFFADIQERGVYSGGGRRDPELSLPTKEQADELNRLKEELENAKERRQATTTSGQVADPDLETEIKQLEKKRKDLEGRIARTLVTVSVSPRQIRILPRGDWQSETGEVVEPSVPAVFAAANVAGRRQTRLDLAEWLMQRENPRTARVFVNRIWKLYFGTGLAKNLDDLGAQGESPVHPELLDWLASEFIDSGWDVKRLVRTMVTSHAYQLSSIPTPEQLRIDPKNRLHARQSRWRLDAEFLRDNALSVSGLLVERLGGPSVKPYQPDGYWEFLNFPKRTWQASSGSNQYRRGLYTHWQRTFLHPALLAFDAPSREECTADRVPSNTPKSALALLNDPSMVEAAREFAVRIINEGGSADNDRIQWAWRIALSRKPDAYESAAIANLLTANRSRYQADDAAAIALQTVGQPSVPPASSSAEWAAWTSVARAIFNLHEFTTRN; this is translated from the coding sequence ATGCTCAGCCGAACGACGATCTTGGGCACGATCTGCCTGCTGACGACGATCACGTCCGATGTCGTGGCACAGTCACGGACAATCGATTTTGATCGCGATGTCCGACCGATTCTGTCGGCGCATTGCGCGCACTGTCATGGTCCAGACCAGGGAACGCGCGAGGCGAATCTGCGACTCGACACCCGCGCCGGACTATTCGGACAGTCAGAAGGCGGTGGGCACGTCATTGTTCCCAAATCCCTTGATCAAAGTGAACTGTACCGCCGCATTTCGACGACCGACGCCACAACTCGCATGCCGCCCCTGGATGGGGGGAAGCCGCTTTCAGAAGAGCAGATCACGACGTTGCGCCTCTGGATCGAACAAGGTGCCGCTTGGCGCGGCCATTGGGCCAATGAACCAATCGCCCGCCCTGCCGTGCCATCGGTCGAACCGGCGTCGGTCGACAATCCGATCGACGCATTCCTGATCGCCCGATGGAATCGCACGGCGTTGTCCTCTGCTGTTGAAGCCGATCGAGTGACGCTTGCGCGGCGAATCAGTTTCGATCTGACTGGCTTACCGCCGCTGGAACTCGATCCGGTAGCGAGTGGCCCCGATTGGTATCAGCGCGAAGTGGACCGGTTGCTTTCGTCACCCCGATTTGGCGAACGGATGGCGGTCTATTGGCTCGATCTGGTGCGGTACGGTGATTCGTGTGGCTATCACAGCGACAATGATCAACAAATTTCACCTTATCGTGACTATGTGATCGGTGCGTTCAATCGAAACTTGGCGTTTGACCAATTCACGCGGGAACAGCTTGCGGGTGATCTTCTGCCCAACCCCACTCTGGATCAGCAGATTGCCACAGGATTTAATCGACTGAGCAAATCCACGGAAGAAGGTGGGGCGCAAGAGAAAGAGTATCTCGCCAAAGCGTTTGGCGACCGGGTGCGTACGGTCTCAGGAGTCTGGCTCGCCGCCACCTTAGGATGCGCTGAATGCCACGATCACAAGTACGATCCGCTTTCGGCACGCGATTTCTACAACCTGGGCGCCTTCTTTGCCGACATCCAGGAACGCGGAGTCTATTCCGGCGGCGGACGTCGCGACCCCGAATTGTCTCTGCCGACGAAAGAGCAGGCCGACGAGCTAAACCGACTGAAAGAGGAACTGGAAAACGCGAAAGAACGACGCCAAGCGACCACAACTTCGGGGCAGGTCGCTGATCCTGACCTCGAAACAGAGATCAAGCAACTGGAAAAAAAGCGGAAAGACCTTGAAGGACGAATTGCACGAACGCTCGTCACGGTGTCCGTTTCACCGCGTCAGATTCGCATCCTTCCTCGTGGGGATTGGCAGAGTGAGACGGGTGAGGTCGTTGAGCCATCGGTGCCTGCGGTATTTGCGGCGGCGAATGTCGCGGGCCGCCGACAGACTCGGCTCGACCTGGCCGAATGGCTGATGCAACGAGAGAATCCGCGAACGGCGCGCGTCTTCGTCAATCGGATTTGGAAACTCTATTTCGGTACAGGCCTGGCCAAGAACCTCGATGATCTCGGTGCTCAAGGCGAATCTCCGGTGCATCCGGAACTGCTCGATTGGCTGGCCAGTGAATTCATCGACAGTGGCTGGGATGTGAAACGACTGGTGCGGACGATGGTCACGAGCCACGCCTATCAATTGAGTTCCATCCCGACGCCTGAACAACTGCGGATCGATCCCAAAAACCGTTTGCACGCACGTCAGTCCCGGTGGCGGCTGGATGCTGAGTTTCTCCGTGACAACGCACTGTCGGTGAGCGGACTGTTGGTCGAGCGGTTAGGAGGCCCCAGCGTAAAGCCGTACCAACCTGACGGATATTGGGAGTTCTTGAACTTCCCCAAGAGGACCTGGCAGGCCTCATCGGGTTCGAATCAGTATCGTCGCGGGCTCTACACACACTGGCAGCGGACATTCCTTCATCCCGCCCTGCTCGCGTTCGATGCGCCCAGTCGTGAAGAATGCACAGCCGATCGAGTGCCGTCCAATACGCCCAAGTCAGCGTTGGCGCTTCTCAACGATCCCAGCATGGTCGAGGCCGCGCGCGAGTTCGCCGTCCGCATTATCAATGAGGGCGGAAGCGCCGATAATGATCGTATTCAATGGGCGTGGCGGATCGCGTTGTCGCGAAAACCTGACGCGTATGAGTCTGCGGCGATCGCAAATCTGCTCACGGCCAATCGATCACGGTATCAGGCAGATGATGCGGCGGCCATCGCGTTGCAGACCGTGGGACAGCCCTCCGTGCCTCCAGCGTCGTCGAGCGCGGAATGGGCCGCGTGGACGTCCGTTGCCCGCGCGATCTTCAACTTGCACGAATTCACCACCAGGAATTAA
- a CDS encoding DUF1501 domain-containing protein, with the protein MLSVLGRGATLCDGVSRREILRAGGLSLLGLGMPRWLAAKDGGGGNRSSRAKSVILFNLLGGPSHIDMFDLKPDAPVEIRGEFTGINTSVPGLSICELMPRLSQWMHKATLIRTFSHMFNSHDPLPIMTGFTDDKPSAQALPTDPPDIGAICQYLGMGPNDLPGAVCMPCFPGSGQKGHRRRGPYGGFLGKQYDPVFTLCKPTFEREPKFADYDPVMPIGQPFPPTADSLPEMSIQRLDGRKSLVAQIDRNFALAQSSRAIDTMSDAQRRAFLMLTSDRARDAFDLNLESNATRQAYGQNLVGSSLLIARRLVESGVPYISVHQEIFDHYGHAYDMHSNNFGMLKNLNLPLLDQVIPALLSDLDARGLLDSTLVVVMGEMGRTPKVNGTAGRDHWPQCGFSLLIGGGVQQGLVYGTTDKIGAYPTSNAVSPADLVATIYELMGINPHLTVPDRTGRPIEIAHGGEPIRAIIS; encoded by the coding sequence ATGCTGAGTGTTCTCGGACGCGGCGCGACTCTCTGTGATGGCGTCAGCCGTCGTGAAATCTTACGAGCAGGCGGATTGTCATTGCTAGGACTCGGCATGCCACGCTGGCTCGCGGCAAAAGACGGGGGTGGCGGCAATCGTTCGTCACGCGCCAAATCGGTGATCTTGTTCAATCTGCTGGGTGGACCCTCACACATTGACATGTTCGACTTGAAGCCGGATGCCCCAGTAGAGATTCGTGGGGAATTCACCGGAATCAACACCTCGGTTCCGGGACTCAGTATCTGTGAACTGATGCCGCGACTGTCGCAGTGGATGCACAAAGCGACTTTAATTCGCACGTTCAGTCATATGTTCAATTCGCACGATCCACTGCCGATCATGACGGGCTTCACGGACGACAAGCCGTCCGCCCAGGCCTTGCCCACCGATCCGCCGGACATCGGGGCGATCTGCCAGTATCTGGGAATGGGCCCCAATGATCTTCCAGGGGCGGTCTGCATGCCCTGTTTTCCTGGCTCCGGGCAGAAGGGACATCGTCGTCGTGGACCGTACGGAGGCTTCCTTGGAAAGCAATACGATCCCGTGTTCACGCTGTGCAAGCCCACGTTTGAGCGAGAGCCGAAGTTTGCCGACTATGATCCCGTGATGCCGATCGGGCAGCCCTTCCCTCCGACAGCGGATTCGCTGCCTGAAATGTCGATTCAAAGGTTGGATGGCCGGAAGTCACTCGTTGCGCAGATCGATCGCAATTTTGCTCTGGCTCAGTCGTCGCGCGCGATCGACACGATGAGCGACGCTCAGCGGCGTGCATTCCTCATGCTGACGTCCGACCGAGCCCGCGATGCCTTCGATCTGAATCTCGAGTCGAATGCGACGCGTCAGGCCTACGGTCAGAATCTGGTGGGGTCGAGCCTGCTCATTGCGCGGCGGCTAGTGGAGTCGGGTGTGCCCTACATCAGCGTGCATCAAGAGATTTTCGATCACTATGGTCATGCCTATGACATGCATTCGAATAATTTCGGGATGCTCAAGAATTTGAATCTGCCGCTGTTGGATCAGGTGATTCCCGCATTGCTGTCCGATCTTGACGCACGTGGGCTGCTCGATTCGACATTGGTTGTGGTCATGGGTGAGATGGGCCGTACACCAAAAGTGAACGGAACAGCGGGCCGAGACCACTGGCCTCAATGTGGATTCAGCCTGCTCATCGGCGGCGGAGTTCAACAAGGGCTTGTCTACGGAACCACGGACAAGATTGGCGCCTATCCGACGTCGAACGCGGTGTCTCCTGCCGATCTGGTCGCCACGATCTATGAACTGATGGGAATCAATCCGCATCTGACGGTCCCAGATCGTACCGGGCGACCGATTGAGATCGCCCACGGTGGCGAACCGATCCGGGCCATCATCAGTTGA
- a CDS encoding DUF1501 domain-containing protein: MNMHDDYLRPSRRQLLKTSAVGFGHLAFTALLSQSGQANEVRAARPDPLAAKPAHFAPRAKRIVFLFMKGGPSHVDTFDPKPLLDRDHGKEPPFALPKITFAKQGNLLKSPWKFRNYGQSGLPVSDLFPNVARHVDDLCILRSVHGTNPAHGGALLKLHTGSDQFVRPSLGSWVTYGLGTENQNLPAFVTICPTLAHGGVNNWGAAFLPAYCQGTPIGNAAVSARQATVKHIRNARIDSDVQRRQLDLISAMNHNHLDMAGHDQVLEGRLNSFELAYRMQSAMPEIQDLASETDTTKTLYGIDDPLTENFGRQCLMARRFLERGVRFVQVTHSDSEVQWDQHGDLYQGHTKNAAEVDKPIAGFLQDLKSRGLLKDTLVLWGGEFGRTPTAQGTDGRDHNPHGFTMWMAGGGVKGGLAYGATDDYGYYAVENKMHINDLHATILHLLGLNHEQLTYRYAGRDFRLTDVAGHVANDILA, from the coding sequence ATGAACATGCATGACGATTATTTGCGACCGTCGCGCCGTCAACTGTTGAAGACTTCCGCCGTGGGTTTCGGACATCTCGCGTTCACGGCGTTGTTGAGTCAGTCCGGCCAAGCGAATGAGGTTCGTGCCGCGCGTCCAGATCCGCTGGCGGCTAAGCCTGCTCATTTTGCGCCGCGAGCGAAGCGGATCGTCTTTCTCTTCATGAAGGGCGGACCATCGCATGTCGATACGTTCGATCCAAAGCCGCTGCTTGACCGGGATCATGGAAAAGAACCGCCATTCGCGCTGCCGAAGATTACATTCGCCAAGCAGGGAAATCTGCTGAAATCACCCTGGAAGTTTCGAAACTATGGACAAAGCGGACTTCCCGTCAGTGATTTGTTTCCAAACGTTGCCAGGCATGTGGATGATCTCTGCATCCTTCGATCGGTCCATGGGACGAATCCCGCACATGGCGGAGCGCTTTTGAAGCTTCACACTGGCAGCGATCAATTCGTTCGTCCCAGCCTGGGCTCTTGGGTGACGTATGGGCTCGGGACAGAGAATCAGAACTTGCCCGCGTTCGTCACGATCTGCCCGACCCTCGCTCACGGGGGCGTCAACAACTGGGGTGCCGCATTCCTGCCGGCGTATTGCCAGGGAACACCGATCGGCAATGCCGCCGTCAGTGCTCGACAGGCAACCGTCAAGCACATCCGAAACGCGCGCATCGATTCCGACGTGCAACGACGGCAACTCGATCTGATCAGCGCGATGAATCACAATCATCTCGACATGGCGGGGCATGATCAGGTGCTCGAAGGACGGCTCAATTCTTTTGAATTGGCCTATCGCATGCAATCGGCGATGCCAGAGATCCAGGATTTGGCGAGTGAGACGGATACGACAAAGACTCTGTATGGCATTGATGACCCATTGACCGAGAACTTCGGACGCCAGTGCCTGATGGCGCGACGATTTCTGGAACGAGGTGTTCGTTTTGTTCAGGTCACGCACAGCGACAGCGAGGTGCAGTGGGATCAACACGGCGACCTTTATCAGGGCCACACGAAGAATGCTGCTGAGGTCGACAAGCCGATTGCAGGTTTTCTACAGGATCTGAAGTCACGAGGCTTGCTGAAAGACACACTGGTTCTTTGGGGTGGAGAGTTTGGCCGGACGCCGACGGCACAGGGGACCGACGGCCGCGATCACAATCCTCACGGCTTCACGATGTGGATGGCGGGCGGAGGTGTGAAAGGTGGTCTTGCTTATGGAGCGACTGACGACTACGGCTACTACGCTGTCGAGAACAAGATGCACATTAATGATCTGCACGCGACGATCTTGCATCTTTTGGGCCTTAATCACGAGCAACTGACCTATCGCTATGCCGGACGAGATTTTCGCTTGACCGATGTGGCGGGGCATGTTGCGAACGACATCCTGGCATAA